From the Priestia koreensis genome, one window contains:
- the lepB gene encoding signal peptidase I, with protein sequence MKKEKKSEIWQWVKSIGIAVIVAFILRSYVFAPTIVNGKSMDPTLHSNERLILSKIGDLKRFDIVVFHAPDGRDYVKRVIGFPGETVEIKNDTLFIDGKACKEAYLKEGKKAFANKYGKARKFTEDYPQIKVPKGDLFVLGDNRPVSDDSRSIGPISQSKIIGKAKLSVWPLKDVGLVGK encoded by the coding sequence GTGAAAAAAGAGAAAAAATCTGAGATATGGCAATGGGTGAAAAGCATAGGGATCGCTGTCATCGTTGCTTTTATTCTTCGAAGTTATGTATTTGCTCCAACTATAGTCAATGGGAAATCGATGGACCCAACTTTACATAGCAACGAAAGATTAATTCTTTCAAAAATCGGTGATCTCAAGAGATTTGACATTGTCGTTTTTCATGCCCCAGATGGAAGAGATTATGTAAAAAGGGTGATCGGATTTCCAGGCGAAACCGTTGAAATAAAGAATGATACTTTGTTTATAGACGGCAAGGCGTGTAAGGAAGCCTATTTAAAAGAAGGCAAAAAGGCATTTGCGAATAAATATGGGAAAGCACGTAAATTTACCGAGGATTACCCTCAAATAAAAGTTCCAAAGGGAGATTTATTCGTATTAGGTGATAACCGTCCCGTTAGCGACGATAGCCGAAGTATTGGACCGATCTCTCAAAGTAAGATAATAGGAAAAGCAAAATTATCCGTCTGGCCTTTAAAAGATGTTGGGCTTGTGGGCAAATAA
- a CDS encoding DUF4288 domain-containing protein: protein MSGEKPKWFTVALLYESVIEGEPINLDKEYDSSNNVYEESHLLVKAVSSEEAIALGEKIGYENEHHYKNQYDQTVYWKLVKVLDCFELLDEEFKTGTELYSRFVLTPKENSTKDVLKRFFQEE from the coding sequence GTGTCTGGTGAAAAACCAAAGTGGTTCACAGTTGCTCTTTTATATGAATCAGTCATTGAAGGAGAACCAATTAATTTAGACAAAGAGTATGACTCATCCAATAATGTTTATGAAGAAAGCCATCTATTGGTAAAAGCGGTTTCATCTGAAGAAGCTATAGCTCTTGGTGAAAAAATTGGCTATGAAAATGAGCACCACTACAAAAATCAGTATGATCAAACAGTGTACTGGAAGCTCGTAAAAGTCCTTGATTGCTTCGAATTGCTCGATGAGGAATTCAAAACGGGAACCGAGTTGTATTCCCGATTCGTTTTAACGCCAAAGGAAAATAGCACCAAAGATGTATTAAAAAGATTTTTTCAAGAGGAATGA
- a CDS encoding SF0329 family protein, whose product MMWSKLRKKIKEFITPELKDRIDIHCTSYRNAHDKADEVWITLDGEKIFGGGFYHWLAAPFPSESDKEVANSYEFYKESFNLQLKSSRAEELLKLGIHDTYYITSNLWNYINTPYEEAFASNNPIYKAFSLIDRRLGKRRFDKIQLDENEHPLVILFYNVRKPYFQKS is encoded by the coding sequence ATGATGTGGTCAAAGTTACGAAAGAAAATAAAAGAGTTTATCACACCTGAATTAAAAGATAGAATTGATATTCACTGTACATCTTATCGGAATGCTCACGATAAGGCTGATGAAGTATGGATAACATTAGATGGAGAGAAAATATTTGGCGGAGGCTTTTACCATTGGTTAGCGGCTCCGTTTCCGAGTGAATCTGATAAAGAGGTTGCAAACAGCTACGAGTTCTATAAAGAATCTTTTAATCTACAGCTAAAATCTAGTAGGGCTGAAGAGCTTTTAAAACTAGGTATACACGACACCTATTACATTACTAGCAACCTATGGAATTATATAAACACACCTTACGAGGAAGCATTCGCCTCTAACAATCCTATCTATAAAGCCTTTTCGTTAATTGACCGACGTTTAGGAAAAAGACGATTTGATAAAATTCAGCTTGATGAAAATGAACATCCTTTGGTGATCCTTTTTTACAATGTAAGAAAACCATATTTTCAAAAGTCCTAA
- a CDS encoding sensor histidine kinase, with amino-acid sequence MKLYLRIGLYILTRFLVMSIVLSALGFILMVFTYNTPPVLGMDKFKENIIFITLFILISLSLYVVFFIWYIGKPLIYVMNWIKHLANHEEYQASMRKASEIKKNEKLKRPYMLYQEVFNHMEQLTDVLQENEIEREKLNEFKREWAAGISHDLKTPLTYIKSYSTMMAESEYTWSDQERNTFILEIQKKSLHLEELINDLNLSFQMDDKKIPLHKEQQHFVEFARRIIAEVANDPRSQQQHLRFLTSQEDIQFAFDSKLLRRALYNLLINAVIHNPPDTTITLSITIDHQLRVMIRDNGIGMDKQTQERLFQKYYRGGTTEHQSEGTGLGMLISQQLIKAHDGEIHVTSKLNEGTCIELTFPLNH; translated from the coding sequence ATGAAACTTTATTTACGAATAGGTTTATACATATTAACTCGCTTTTTGGTCATGAGCATAGTCTTGTCAGCGCTTGGTTTTATTCTAATGGTGTTTACTTATAATACGCCTCCTGTGCTTGGAATGGACAAATTTAAGGAAAACATCATCTTTATCACCCTATTTATTCTCATTAGCCTTTCTTTATATGTTGTTTTCTTTATTTGGTATATAGGGAAGCCGCTCATTTATGTCATGAATTGGATTAAACACCTGGCAAATCATGAAGAATATCAAGCATCAATGCGCAAGGCTTCTGAAATTAAGAAAAACGAGAAATTAAAAAGACCATATATGTTGTATCAAGAAGTATTTAATCATATGGAGCAATTGACGGATGTTTTACAGGAGAATGAAATAGAAAGAGAGAAGCTTAATGAATTTAAGCGAGAGTGGGCAGCAGGTATTTCACATGATTTAAAAACGCCTTTGACCTATATTAAAAGTTACTCGACGATGATGGCAGAAAGCGAGTACACATGGAGTGATCAAGAAAGGAACACATTCATTCTAGAAATACAAAAGAAATCTCTGCATTTGGAAGAGTTAATCAATGATTTAAATCTTTCTTTTCAAATGGATGATAAAAAAATTCCATTACATAAAGAACAGCAGCATTTTGTTGAGTTTGCAAGAAGGATTATTGCGGAAGTTGCAAATGATCCACGTTCACAGCAACAACATTTGCGTTTTTTAACGTCTCAAGAGGATATTCAATTTGCGTTTGACTCTAAGTTGTTGAGGCGTGCTTTATACAATTTACTAATAAATGCGGTGATTCATAATCCTCCCGATACAACGATCACTCTTTCAATAACGATCGATCACCAGCTGCGAGTCATGATTAGAGATAACGGAATAGGTATGGATAAGCAAACACAAGAACGCCTATTTCAGAAGTATTACCGAGGTGGTACGACCGAACACCAATCGGAAGGAACTGGTCTTGGTATGTTAATTTCCCAGCAGTTAATTAAAGCGCACGATGGTGAGATACATGTAACAAGCAAATTAAATGAGGGAACATGCATTGAGCTGACATTTCCTTTAAATCATTAA
- a CDS encoding response regulator transcription factor produces MRDERILLVDDEQGILDIYEVLLRKEGYLQIEKAMNGKAALEFVRSSEYDLIVLDVMLPDVEGFHLCNQIRQYTEVPILFVTARSSDLDKITGLGIGGDDYITKPFNPLELMARINAQLRRQRVYTTNRAVQSQVWSYEGLVVKKDEGQVLVRGEDIRFTAKEFELLIFFCEHPHRIFTVNQLYESVWNDASFGDEKTVVMHISKLRRKIEINYKKPEIIINLKGIGYKFIPPSKGEGE; encoded by the coding sequence ATGAGAGATGAACGAATCCTTTTAGTGGATGATGAACAAGGGATTTTAGATATATACGAAGTTTTATTAAGAAAAGAAGGATACCTCCAAATTGAAAAAGCCATGAATGGAAAAGCGGCCTTGGAGTTCGTTCGATCTTCAGAATATGACCTGATTGTATTGGATGTTATGCTTCCTGATGTAGAGGGATTTCACCTGTGCAATCAAATTCGCCAATACACGGAGGTTCCCATATTATTTGTGACCGCTCGCTCTAGTGATTTGGATAAAATCACAGGGTTAGGAATTGGTGGCGATGATTATATTACGAAGCCATTCAATCCATTAGAATTAATGGCTCGAATCAATGCCCAATTACGTAGACAGCGCGTATATACAACAAATCGTGCTGTTCAATCACAGGTATGGAGTTATGAGGGGTTAGTTGTAAAAAAAGATGAAGGACAAGTATTGGTAAGAGGCGAGGACATTCGATTTACTGCAAAAGAATTTGAGCTGCTTATCTTTTTTTGCGAGCATCCTCACCGGATTTTTACTGTCAATCAGTTGTATGAAAGTGTATGGAATGATGCCTCTTTTGGTGATGAAAAGACGGTTGTCATGCATATTTCAAAGTTAAGAAGAAAAATAGAGATTAACTACAAAAAGCCAGAAATCATTATTAATTTAAAGGGAATTGGGTATAAATTTATTCCTCCTTCAAAAGGAGAAGGGGAATGA
- a CDS encoding MerR family transcriptional regulator — MTEYNINEVSKMMNIPSHTIRFYEKEGLIPFVKRGENGYRIFREEDLGWLEFIRCLKITGMPVNELREIITLTVNGEDTFDLRRSILFNHLEVLKEQQVQLDKAFEKVHTKLKYFDRLEEEFKNQHKIL; from the coding sequence ATGACAGAGTATAATATTAATGAGGTATCAAAGATGATGAACATACCGTCTCATACCATAAGATTTTATGAAAAAGAAGGGTTAATACCTTTTGTAAAAAGAGGAGAAAATGGATATCGTATTTTTCGAGAAGAAGACCTTGGGTGGTTAGAATTTATTAGATGTTTAAAGATAACGGGTATGCCAGTCAATGAGCTTAGAGAAATCATCACACTTACTGTTAACGGTGAAGATACTTTTGACTTGAGACGGTCTATTTTATTTAATCATCTAGAAGTCTTAAAAGAACAACAAGTACAATTGGATAAGGCTTTTGAGAAAGTACATACAAAGTTAAAATACTTTGATAGGCTTGAAGAAGAATTTAAAAATCAACATAAAATACTATAA
- a CDS encoding SDR family NAD(P)-dependent oxidoreductase, with protein MSEKRQLAIITGASSGLGLELAKQFAHNGYDIAISGSSDRIFEAATIIRDLGVEAYPHKADAAKYDGVEDFWNFVSELNRPIEAAVLNVGIGLGGAFAETDLEDELRLISINISGTVHMAKRVVKHMLPNGRGKILIVSSISATQPTPYETVYGPSKAFGFSFAESLREELRGTGVTVTALLPGATDTNFHSNAGMDSSEIGSSEKNDKVLVAKQGYEALMNDEDHVIGGDEETKQKAIENRTTPETVKAARHAKQARLQD; from the coding sequence ATGTCAGAAAAACGTCAACTTGCAATAATTACTGGAGCATCATCTGGACTTGGTCTTGAACTTGCAAAACAATTTGCACACAATGGTTACGATATAGCGATATCTGGATCAAGCGATCGAATTTTTGAAGCAGCTACGATTATTCGCGATCTAGGAGTAGAGGCTTATCCTCATAAAGCCGACGCGGCAAAGTACGATGGAGTCGAAGATTTTTGGAACTTTGTAAGTGAATTGAATCGGCCAATTGAAGCTGCCGTTCTTAACGTTGGTATAGGTCTTGGAGGAGCCTTTGCTGAAACAGACCTTGAGGATGAACTAAGGCTCATCTCTATTAACATCTCTGGTACAGTTCACATGGCAAAACGAGTAGTAAAACACATGCTTCCAAATGGTAGAGGTAAAATACTTATTGTTTCATCCATATCTGCGACGCAACCAACTCCTTATGAGACTGTGTACGGTCCATCAAAAGCATTTGGTTTTTCATTTGCAGAGTCTCTGCGTGAGGAGCTACGAGGAACAGGAGTTACGGTCACAGCTCTACTGCCTGGGGCAACAGATACGAATTTTCATTCGAATGCGGGAATGGATTCTAGTGAAATTGGCTCTTCAGAGAAAAATGATAAAGTTCTTGTTGCTAAACAGGGCTATGAAGCACTGATGAACGATGAAGATCATGTCATAGGCGGCGACGAAGAAACAAAACAGAAAGCTATAGAGAATCGAACTACTCCTGAGACAGTAAAAGCCGCTCGTCATGCTAAACAAGCGCGTCTGCAAGACTGA
- a CDS encoding ferritin — translation MNEQVQTLINNLIQIEHVSSTLYLAMSNYMNKLNYRGMGNWLRLQSAEERTHMLKLIDYLVDRGGTVELSALPAQPSEYGTPLETFQRVLEHEKFVTNSYRKAYEYVNQVNDQQTLIIIQEFLREQVDEEAQAQTIVDRLRLAQNNAAAIFILDQELGQRKPAGAAGGAGA, via the coding sequence ATTAACGAGCAAGTTCAAACATTAATCAATAATTTAATTCAAATTGAACACGTGTCATCAACCTTGTACCTAGCCATGTCAAACTACATGAATAAATTGAATTATAGAGGGATGGGTAACTGGCTACGACTTCAATCAGCAGAGGAAAGGACGCATATGTTAAAACTGATTGATTATTTAGTTGATCGCGGAGGCACCGTTGAATTAAGTGCTTTGCCAGCACAGCCAAGTGAGTATGGTACACCATTAGAAACATTTCAACGAGTATTAGAACATGAAAAATTTGTAACGAATTCTTATCGTAAAGCTTATGAGTATGTTAACCAGGTAAATGATCAGCAAACACTCATTATTATACAAGAATTTTTGAGAGAACAAGTTGACGAAGAAGCTCAGGCACAAACAATTGTTGATCGCCTGCGGCTCGCCCAAAACAATGCTGCGGCTATTTTTATTCTAGATCAGGAACTAGGTCAAAGAAAGCCAGCTGGAGCTGCCGGAGGGGCAGGAGCTTAG
- a CDS encoding DUF3291 domain-containing protein — translation MVFVAIYTVGRLKHSNEHPASREFFEVGHEVIKQAIKTGHLLKEFSPNRVRLPEKFIKEEGERILTLTVWKSIQSLYGFTYSDQHMKALGSRNKWFGSLEERQPNYVVWWTDKVTDVSWREAFKRYDFYIQNGPTPFAFDFKHVFDEFGERSELK, via the coding sequence TTGGTATTTGTTGCAATATATACGGTTGGTAGACTAAAGCATTCAAATGAACATCCCGCCTCTCGTGAGTTTTTTGAAGTGGGGCATGAGGTAATTAAACAGGCTATTAAAACTGGCCACCTTTTAAAAGAATTTTCGCCTAATCGAGTACGTTTGCCTGAGAAATTTATTAAAGAAGAAGGAGAACGTATTCTCACCCTAACAGTGTGGAAAAGCATTCAATCCCTATATGGTTTTACCTATTCAGATCAACACATGAAAGCTCTTGGAAGTAGAAACAAGTGGTTTGGATCTCTTGAAGAAAGACAGCCTAATTATGTAGTGTGGTGGACCGATAAGGTGACAGATGTTTCATGGAGAGAAGCTTTTAAGAGGTATGATTTCTATATTCAAAATGGACCAACTCCTTTTGCATTTGACTTCAAGCACGTATTTGATGAATTTGGTGAGAGATCCGAACTTAAATGA
- a CDS encoding hydrolase gives MGSRIMHAIIGYKVMANLHIEDNYSFLVGSIAPDAVFESELKAASHFFVGNEADFSRSVDYEGFLKKYDFYLPQHQDYLLGYYTHLIADDIWLRGFYLPWLRNRMQAEHQIHSMYHRDFQLLNSKLLHHYELSDHLQSLFELNKVIPNLDEVPFERVKEFIPFVVNDMTDSLSSLTEELQVFTFEQIIGYVETSVEVATLRIKLQSEKISSSC, from the coding sequence ATGGGATCACGAATTATGCACGCCATTATCGGCTACAAGGTCATGGCAAATTTACATATTGAAGATAACTATTCTTTTTTGGTAGGAAGTATTGCTCCTGATGCGGTGTTTGAGTCCGAACTAAAAGCCGCCTCTCACTTTTTTGTTGGGAATGAAGCCGATTTTTCAAGAAGTGTTGATTATGAAGGATTTCTAAAAAAATATGATTTCTATCTGCCTCAGCATCAAGATTATCTATTAGGCTACTATACTCATTTAATTGCGGATGACATTTGGCTACGAGGTTTTTATCTTCCATGGCTAAGAAACCGTATGCAAGCAGAGCACCAAATTCATTCCATGTATCATCGAGATTTTCAATTATTAAATAGTAAACTTCTCCATCATTATGAGCTGAGTGATCATTTGCAATCTCTTTTTGAACTGAATAAGGTCATTCCAAATTTGGACGAAGTACCTTTTGAACGAGTGAAAGAATTTATTCCCTTTGTAGTAAATGATATGACCGATTCGCTTTCTTCACTTACTGAAGAACTACAGGTATTTACCTTTGAGCAAATTATAGGTTATGTAGAAACATCTGTTGAGGTGGCAACCCTTCGGATAAAATTACAATCAGAGAAAATAAGCTCTTCATGCTAA
- a CDS encoding alpha/beta hydrolase — protein sequence MIETFVQYMTKLQRERTIRVYVPNNYEYSTKSYPVLYMHDAQNLYDDDQSFFGSSWRMEDCLEKSGLELIVVGIDCNPEGTKRSDELTPWIIRKDINKGLSIDEAIDVGGEGDAYLDFIVHELKPYIDSTYRTIQSDTAMAGSSSGGVISTYAMCRYPSIFTRVAALSNAYWLCQQEIETLLEESDLSDVKRFYFDVGTNEQTATFGSDVYLHSNRSVKELLDRTDVPHRFDIIEDAVHNEIAWRERFPAILRYLYEK from the coding sequence ATGATTGAAACATTTGTTCAGTATATGACTAAATTACAGCGCGAACGAACTATACGAGTTTACGTGCCAAATAACTACGAGTATTCGACCAAAAGCTATCCCGTGTTGTATATGCACGATGCTCAAAACTTGTATGATGACGATCAATCCTTTTTTGGTTCCAGTTGGCGTATGGAAGATTGTTTAGAAAAAAGTGGCCTGGAACTAATTGTAGTTGGTATTGATTGTAACCCAGAAGGAACAAAGCGCTCGGATGAATTAACGCCCTGGATCATTAGAAAAGATATTAATAAAGGGCTGTCTATTGATGAAGCCATCGATGTAGGTGGAGAAGGTGACGCCTACCTTGATTTTATCGTTCACGAATTAAAACCCTACATTGACAGCACTTATCGCACCATTCAAAGCGATACCGCAATGGCCGGAAGTTCATCAGGTGGTGTCATTTCGACTTATGCGATGTGTCGATACCCAAGCATTTTCACTCGGGTCGCTGCTCTTTCGAATGCGTATTGGTTATGTCAGCAAGAGATTGAAACGCTTTTAGAAGAAAGTGACCTATCTGATGTAAAACGCTTTTATTTTGACGTGGGAACGAACGAGCAAACCGCTACTTTCGGCTCTGATGTGTACCTCCATTCAAATCGTTCTGTGAAAGAATTGCTAGATCGTACGGATGTACCGCACCGTTTTGACATTATTGAAGACGCGGTTCATAATGAAATCGCATGGCGAGAGCGCTTTCCTGCTATTCTGCGTTACTTGTATGAAAAATAA
- a CDS encoding DUF3291 domain-containing protein translates to MDTPISKVYIYLQIFIKRKFEIKRDKVSQGIRLVIPEYYVDKSANGGIFLAFIAIYTVGRLKNPNEHPASREFFEVGQEVIKQAAKTGHLIKEFSPNRVLFPEKTIQGEGEPILTLTVWKNLQSLYRFTYSGQHMQALKNRNKWFGSLQERQPNYVVWWTDKVTDVSWKEAFKRYDFYIQNGPSPFAFDFKHVFNEFGERFELK, encoded by the coding sequence ATGGATACTCCCATTTCTAAGGTATATATTTACCTTCAAATCTTCATAAAAAGAAAATTTGAAATAAAACGTGACAAAGTTTCACAAGGAATTCGTTTAGTCATCCCCGAATATTATGTAGACAAAAGTGCAAATGGAGGAATTTTTTTGGCTTTTATTGCAATATATACAGTTGGTAGGTTAAAGAATCCAAATGAACATCCTGCCTCTCGGGAGTTTTTTGAAGTGGGACAGGAGGTAATTAAACAGGCTGCTAAGACTGGACATCTTATAAAAGAATTTTCACCGAATCGAGTACTTTTTCCTGAGAAAACCATTCAAGGAGAAGGAGAACCTATTCTAACATTAACAGTATGGAAGAACCTTCAATCTTTATATCGTTTCACCTATTCAGGTCAACATATGCAAGCCTTAAAAAACAGAAACAAGTGGTTTGGCTCTCTTCAAGAGAGACAACCTAACTATGTGGTATGGTGGACGGATAAGGTAACGGATGTTTCATGGAAAGAAGCTTTCAAGAGATACGACTTCTATATTCAAAATGGACCAAGTCCTTTTGCATTTGACTTTAAGCACGTATTTAATGAATTTGGTGAGAGATTCGAACTTAAGTAA
- a CDS encoding VOC family protein → MIEGLYEAHLPVSDLKRSIDFYRDLGLEFDHMIKDKVAFLWIVKDKSWLGLWKAEQVTLDYHPSIKHIAFQVSIEGLKQSVNWIKSKGYEPRQAFGFEPVEPFVIPHNDYAHAKIHFNDPDNNSLEFICKMANPKQLTEKMYLSAWDEANK, encoded by the coding sequence ATTATAGAGGGGTTGTATGAAGCTCACTTACCAGTAAGCGACTTAAAACGTTCGATCGATTTTTATCGTGATCTGGGTCTTGAATTCGACCATATGATTAAAGATAAAGTCGCCTTTTTATGGATTGTGAAAGATAAAAGTTGGCTGGGGTTGTGGAAAGCAGAACAGGTAACACTTGACTATCACCCTTCCATCAAACATATAGCGTTTCAAGTATCGATAGAGGGATTAAAACAATCTGTTAACTGGATTAAAAGTAAAGGATATGAGCCTAGACAAGCATTTGGTTTTGAACCTGTTGAACCCTTTGTCATACCTCATAACGATTATGCTCATGCTAAAATTCATTTCAATGATCCTGACAACAATAGCCTAGAATTTATCTGCAAAATGGCCAATCCTAAACAGCTAACAGAAAAAATGTATTTGAGTGCGTGGGACGAAGCAAATAAGTGA
- a CDS encoding heme-degrading domain-containing protein has translation MNLNELERLEEQLQFETFTNDDALELGTIVVNYAKEQGTSVAVHIERNRVPLFTHLMEGASEENVFWLYRKKRVVDHYNKSSHFIAARFEGEGTTHDESSLLPSADYQAVGGAFPIRVKGIGVIGTLTVAGLTSQMDHDYTIEGIRRFLNRG, from the coding sequence ATGAATTTGAATGAACTAGAACGTTTAGAAGAACAGTTACAGTTTGAAACATTTACGAATGATGATGCACTGGAGCTGGGTACGATTGTCGTCAATTACGCAAAGGAACAGGGGACATCAGTCGCTGTTCATATTGAGCGAAATCGTGTCCCTTTATTTACTCATCTGATGGAGGGGGCATCGGAGGAGAATGTATTTTGGCTCTACCGCAAAAAGCGCGTAGTGGATCACTATAACAAAAGCTCTCATTTTATTGCTGCTAGATTTGAAGGAGAAGGAACGACTCATGATGAAAGTTCTCTGCTTCCCTCTGCTGATTATCAAGCAGTAGGCGGGGCATTTCCTATTCGTGTAAAAGGAATTGGTGTGATTGGAACCCTTACAGTAGCAGGACTCACATCCCAAATGGATCACGATTATACAATTGAAGGAATTAGACGTTTTTTAAATAGAGGGTGA
- a CDS encoding MFS transporter, giving the protein MKEMTTKVYIALFALAVSAFAIGTTEFVIVGLLQTVADDLSISVTKAGTLISGYAIAIAVGTPIVTALTGRIPKKGFLLILMSVFIIGNVLSALSATYEVLLASRVITAIAHGVFFAIAATVATDSVPENKKASAISIMFTGLTVATIAGVPLGTYIGQSLGWRATFAVVAGLGFVALIVTMLAVEKVENQSAPPTLKNVGELIKNKRILLALLMTALGFGGTFSLFTYLDPILREVSGYSSKTITLLLLIYGVAVAIGNIVGGKIANQHPVRALRVVFVLQGIVLLLEMILLPSKKLSIVGIVLMGLFAFMMSPGVQAYILTLAEKLVPSAKDIASALNISAFNVGIASGSALGGLAVTHLTYLDTAWIGAIMAAFAFILAVVNYKLDKKQHLF; this is encoded by the coding sequence ATGAAAGAAATGACAACTAAAGTCTATATCGCTTTATTTGCTTTAGCGGTCAGCGCATTTGCTATTGGAACAACAGAGTTTGTCATCGTAGGATTGCTTCAGACAGTTGCCGATGATTTATCTATATCGGTTACGAAAGCGGGAACGTTAATCTCGGGATATGCCATTGCTATTGCGGTCGGAACGCCCATTGTCACAGCTCTTACAGGGCGTATTCCTAAAAAAGGATTTTTACTCATTTTAATGAGTGTCTTCATTATAGGAAATGTGCTATCCGCTTTGTCAGCCACTTACGAAGTGTTACTAGCTTCACGTGTGATTACGGCCATTGCTCATGGTGTATTTTTTGCCATTGCGGCTACAGTAGCGACGGATAGTGTGCCCGAAAATAAAAAGGCAAGTGCCATTTCCATCATGTTCACGGGATTAACCGTAGCGACCATTGCAGGAGTTCCGTTGGGAACGTACATTGGGCAGAGCTTAGGATGGCGTGCTACATTCGCCGTAGTGGCTGGTTTAGGATTTGTTGCGCTTATCGTCACGATGCTTGCAGTTGAAAAAGTGGAAAATCAATCAGCTCCGCCAACGTTAAAGAATGTAGGGGAGTTGATTAAAAATAAACGCATTCTACTTGCTTTATTAATGACAGCATTAGGTTTTGGAGGGACATTTTCTTTGTTCACCTATCTAGATCCGATTCTCCGTGAAGTAAGCGGCTATTCTTCCAAAACCATTACCTTATTGCTCTTAATATACGGAGTGGCTGTAGCAATCGGGAATATAGTAGGAGGAAAGATTGCAAATCAACATCCAGTACGTGCACTACGGGTTGTATTTGTACTCCAAGGGATCGTACTACTGCTTGAGATGATTTTATTACCAAGTAAAAAATTAAGTATAGTAGGAATTGTCTTAATGGGGCTATTCGCATTTATGATGTCACCTGGTGTTCAAGCCTATATTTTAACACTTGCTGAAAAGTTAGTACCATCAGCAAAGGATATCGCTTCTGCGTTAAATATATCTGCGTTTAATGTAGGAATTGCCTCTGGATCTGCACTAGGGGGACTAGCCGTTACTCATCTAACCTATCTAGATACAGCGTGGATTGGCGCTATCATGGCGGCATTTGCGTTCATTTTGGCCGTAGTTAATTATAAATTAGATAAAAAACAACATTTATTTTAA
- a CDS encoding IclR family transcriptional regulator, with translation MLKQYEVATLKKGLIILDGLQNQDMTLQDVIQTFSFNKSTAFRLLYTLEMMGYIKKVNHYYSLTNKMASLSTSYSIKTNWLSVPPLQQLSQEVGETSYVGILYGTNVVTAQVIDGPHSVRAHSEVGDQAPVHLSALGKVILAFLDEKKLEGVLKDLELIQQTKNSFVDLHLLKEHLKVIRMQGYAIDDEETEVGLRCIAAPILTDEGVIAAIAISGPTARLPKKMDKSLSKKIIQCSSYVSNMLS, from the coding sequence ATGTTGAAGCAATATGAAGTAGCTACTTTAAAAAAAGGGCTCATTATTTTAGATGGTTTACAAAATCAAGATATGACATTGCAGGACGTTATTCAAACATTTTCTTTTAATAAATCAACCGCTTTTCGACTTCTTTATACGCTCGAGATGATGGGATATATTAAGAAAGTTAATCATTATTACAGCCTTACTAATAAGATGGCTTCTTTGTCCACTTCTTATAGTATAAAAACAAACTGGTTATCCGTACCTCCTTTACAACAGCTGAGTCAGGAGGTAGGAGAAACATCTTACGTTGGAATTTTATATGGAACAAATGTCGTAACGGCTCAAGTGATAGACGGACCTCATTCTGTACGCGCCCACTCGGAGGTCGGGGATCAAGCGCCGGTTCACCTTAGCGCTCTAGGAAAAGTGATCCTTGCTTTTTTAGATGAGAAGAAGCTAGAAGGTGTTTTAAAGGATTTAGAGCTTATTCAACAGACTAAAAATAGCTTTGTGGACTTGCATTTATTAAAAGAACACTTGAAGGTTATTCGCATGCAAGGCTATGCGATTGATGATGAAGAAACAGAAGTAGGGTTACGCTGTATTGCAGCGCCTATTCTAACAGATGAGGGGGTAATAGCCGCTATTGCCATCTCAGGTCCGACAGCACGTTTACCTAAAAAGATGGATAAGTCCTTGAGTAAAAAAATAATTCAGTGCAGCTCTTACGTGTCGAACATGCTGTCATAG